CCGCGACGGCACGGCCCGCATCGTGAAACAGAACAGCCTTCCGACGATTCCGACGCCCGCTCTCAGGATCATCCGCCCTTCCCGGGTGAGCTCCACACAGGCTGGAGCAGCATACCTTCCAACACGACAGGCGGTGCCCACGACACCGGGCTCGCCTGCACGACGGATTGAACTGGCAGATGCCGACCGCGAAACGACTCGACCGCGCCTCGTTCCCCATGAGGCTGTGGCAGAAGGCCAAGGTGTACGGCGTGTGGAACCCCGAGGAGCTGGACTTCAGCCAGGACCGGCGCGACTGGCTCGTTCTCGACCGGCCGCGGCAGGAGAGGATCCTTCAACTCTGCGCCCTCTTTCACGCGGGGGAGGAAGCGGTCACGCTGGACCTCCTCCCCCTGCTGCGCGTGATCGCGGCGGAAGGGAGGATCGAAGAGGAGATGTACCTCACCTCCTTTCTCTGGGAGGAGGCGAAGCACGTGGACGTCTTCGACCGGTTCTTCGCGGAGGTCACCGGGGACCGGGGCGACCTTTCGGGCTACCTGCACCCCAGCTACCGCCGCATCCTCACCGTGGAGCTCCCCGAGGCGCTCCACCGGCTGGACCACGACCCGTCGCCGGAGGCGCAGGTGCGCGCGGCCGCCACGTACAACATCGTGGTGGAAGGGATGATGGC
This is a stretch of genomic DNA from Longimicrobium sp.. It encodes these proteins:
- a CDS encoding R2-like ligand-binding oxidase, translated to MPTAKRLDRASFPMRLWQKAKVYGVWNPEELDFSQDRRDWLVLDRPRQERILQLCALFHAGEEAVTLDLLPLLRVIAAEGRIEEEMYLTSFLWEEAKHVDVFDRFFAEVTGDRGDLSGYLHPSYRRILTVELPEALHRLDHDPSPEAQVRAAATYNIVVEGMMAETGYFLFERILGHDRIMPGMRQAIALLRRDESRHVAFGVHLISRLVVEHGNRAYRAFLDRLGELKPLVEDWTRQYATLLHTEQRSGITYEELMRYSSAQSAGRLQRIVKARTQTLEEIRA